In Aedes albopictus strain Foshan chromosome 3, AalbF5, whole genome shotgun sequence, the genomic window aattcctccaagagatcatATTAAAAATAGCGCAAATGTGCAGAATCCAGACCTAAACTTAGTTGTTATGATACGTACAACCAGCATTCCTTTTTATTTTCTATTTATATTTAGATTCTCATTGCTTTCGTCATGACATCCCCAATTCTTTTGCGTCCAACCTTTCACTTTCCATGTTCCACCCCCACGTATCCTAGCAAGGATCTGAAACCACACCTGTGTCCCTTCGTAAAGAATCAACAATGGCACGCGCTTTTGTTTCAAATATAATCAGGGAAGTGGATGACGGATGTTGTGAGAGTGGGAGTAACATTTTTCTACAGGGATATAGTACTCACCTCAGGTTGAAAACTAACAGCACAAGAACGGCGAAACATAAAACAAGGAAAAAACACTTTTTCGGCGATACCTTGGGAAATCTCATGATCGATGCATTTCAAATGTGTATGTTATGAGGTTCAGTCTCAGCTTGGCGTTTTTTCTTGCGGATAAAATGGTGATGAGGATTATCGATGACACGGTGAGAGTTGTCTGCTGCTGTTTAGAATCCAGACAACTAGATGGCTAGTTTATCTTGCAGAGGAGACAACAGGAAAGTGGGCGGACATCCATTGGCTCGCAATTAGGGCATGTTCCCATTTGTCGTTCGTACTGATGATGTGATTTTTTAATTATGCTTCTCCAATATGAGGTAATCGATTGCTAGTGTAATTAAATATGAGTTCGTTCCGCCGAAAATATCACTTGACTTATGTAACTCGCAGAATAACTCGAGGAATCCGGAACTGTCACCTTCGACTTCTTCAAATCGTTCTACACTATCCAAGGAATCCGTGATTGAATGCAAATGTGTCGTCTGCGTGACATTTTTTTCTCGATTGCACCGCTTGCTATGGTAACTATTGCACGGTTAATTACTCACGACAACGGCGATATTTCATGCGCCACGTTTGGATAAAGACTAAACTCTGATTGCTGACCGCAGGCAGTCAAGCGGTTCGGTTCTAGTTGATACgaaattgaaacattttctgcTCTCTCATAATACCTCGATAAGCATCACAATTGGTTCATAAACACAGAGTAATGTCGGGTCGTATTTGAAACCATTCGAAAGTAATCGCTTTCAAAAAAGTTGAACTAGTATACTCTTTGAATAGACGACAATGATACAATTTTACGTTCTAGTTTCTACAGGCACCAAATATACATATAATAGGAGTATTGTCACTGCATTGATAACACTCGAAAATGTCCACGCTGTCTGTCGCAATTATACGCCCCCTTTTCGCCTACGCACAACCGTTTTCGTGGTTTTCACCGTCAACTATGTCATCACATGTCATCAATTTTAGTCCACATTTCGTAATGTAAAACTAATCGAAATCTAAACTCTAAAAATCCAATTTTCGCAAATCGCAGAAAACTTTCTTGCTCTAGTGGCGACCCACAGGAAAATACAACGCACCCTTCGGATAACTCCAGCTAGGCTACATGGGTGCGCTCCTATCTCCTTCCTTCGAtccgtgctgctgctgctggagagCACAAAGCGCGAGAATATGTAGCCATAAACCACGCGGCACAGCCGACAGCGCACCAGCGGCGGAAGAAATCGAAAGGGGGATGAAATTGAAAAGTTCGCTCTCGTTTGTAGATCCTCTCCGCCACACGGCTCTCGCCGCGGTCGTTGGTCGTTGATGCTTGCTTACCTATTGCGAAAAAGGTTCACCCCTCGCAATATGCGAACACTCGCGGGCACGGCGACGACGACAGGACATGTAGCGCGGAAAGCATGCAAGGACTAAAAGAAGACCACCCATACAGATGCAGAATCGTCAGGATATCAGAAGTATGTCGTTGGTTGGGATGAATCCACATAGCAGGCTGGAACACATTTGTCCGcctaaagcgctgtttgcagttctgaaggaatttttcggcctatcttgatgcatgggaaattccttgcctgaatcgcccaagaaaccgtttttcttcgatcacagtacgcagttgcgaagaaatgacagttcaaatggcagtcaccgtggaaagtttctgccaggaatcggtcaagaacacTGCAAGCCGTCGTCAGAAGCAGACCACACGAGAAAATTGGCAAGCCAAACGTCAAGTAAAGTGAAGCTTTTGAAAACGCGTGCGAATTTTTCTTTTCATTCCTAATTAATCTATATCGGTTTTAATTTTCGTTCAATTAATAGTATTATTCTGGTGATAAGTTTTTAATTTATAAGTAAAGAGTAAAAATCCGTAATAAAGTGCTAGTGTATAAGTTGTAAATAGTAATTAAAAAGAGAAAAATCAGTAGTCATTAGTTAAAGCTAggttaagtgaaaaaaaaagcCAAGAGGGAAGCCAAGCGAATGCTTGGTTGACTCCAAAATGGCTGCCGCATATACAGACGACCCCAAAATTCCACCGGACAAAGGTAAGGATTGGATGGAGGTTTCTTTACCGCATACAGACGAGGATGATCCATTTGATGGTTTCTCCGAATACGAACAATCACAAAACGAATACCAACAACGCAAACGACGAGAATTAATCCCACCCCAAGAAAAGCAAAGCAAAGTACTCAAAACATCTCAAACACAACACAATACAAGATCACAaacacaaaaacaaacaaaaagcaCAAACGGAAACCAAACACCAACCCAAAACAAGAACACCACAACCGAAAAAAATCTACAATCAAACAACCACAAAAATACGAACAAAACCAATCAAACAGCATGGGTCCAAAACAACCAACATAATGTACTCTTTATCGAACCAATTTCGATCAAAGAAGGTGAGAAGCTACTCGAACCTATGGAGGTAGGAAAATTCCTACACGAAGTAGAGCTAGATCAGTTCAATGAACTAAGACGAGCAGGACAATATCGATACAAACTAATTTACAAAAATCCAAAAGACGCTGAAAAAATCCTAAACTCAACACATATTCTCAAACAAAACAACTACAAAGCATTCATTCCACGAATGTTGCTTGAAACCACAGGAATCATCAAACAAGTACCCACTACACTAACAgagaaagaaatatttcaaaacacaatttcagaaaaaaagattTTACGaattgaaagaattaaaaaaCGAAGCGACCCAAAAGACCCGAAATCCCAACTAACCGACACACGTACTATAAAAATCACTTTCgaaggcgctgaactttccagaaCAGTCTCAATCTACGGAGTAATTAAAGTCCCGGAAATGTACATCTACCCAGTACGAATTTGTACAAAATGCTGGAGGTTAGGTCACAAAGACATAGCCTGCAAAAGCAAAAAAACCTGTATTAAATGTGGGGAATACGAAACAGAAAATCACACACACGAGGACGAACAGAAGAAAAAATGTCGAAATTGCGGGGGGGACCACcttcctactaacaaaaattgccCAGAACGTATCAGAACAGAACACATAAACATCGCAATGACAGTTAACAAAATGACCTACAAAGAAGCTGAAGAACTTTATCCCAAATCCAACATAAGAACATCAAACAAGTTTGCATTGCTTGAGTCTACCGTTGAATTCCCACAGTTGGAACAACCCAGTAGAACAAACTCACAATTCAGACACATTAATCACACTAACCAGTCGAAAATCGATTACAGAACAATTGTTAATAAAATTAAGAACAACACACAAGATCAACAAAAAAAGCCCAAACCAACAATACACAGAAATACATTCCCAACTACAGAGATTTATCCCGAACAAGTTCGAGTGATTGAAAATAATCCACACAAAGTAACAGAAACAGAAAAACTACAAACTGAACAAGaaaaactaacaaaacagctaaaatacatttttgaaaaaattacagATAATAACACAGAAAATAAAATCGAATCAGACGTACTGCTCATCGAAATAGCTTCGATGATACAAAACTTGATACAATTAACAAATTCTCATCATAAAACATGATAAACATCCATAACTGCGACAATTATGGACAATTGCTTTAAACAAGACCTAAATATAGCCCAACTAAATATCCATAGCATAAGACCCATACATAAAAGAGAAACAATCAAAACTTACTTAAAAACCAAAAACATTCACATCTTTCTAATTCAAGAAACTTGGCTCAAGCCAGACGAGAAATACAAATTTCTCAATTACAAATTCGCCAAAAACTGTAGACCTGATGGCTACGGTGGTACAGGAATACTCATTCACCCAACACTGATATATGAAGATATAAATCTCACAGACATAGACTTAGAACTAAcagcaataaaaataaaaaacacgaAACAGCCAATAATTTTCATATCAACATATATTCCACCTGATACACCGATATCGGAGATCAAAGAACCGCTTGAAAAACTATTTCACTTCATTTCTAACAGCAACACACCAGTTTTCCTGGGTGGTGACTTAAATGCTCATCACCCAACCTGGGATAACGTCTCAAAAAGAACAGACGGAAGAGGAGAATTAATAAGTGAACTAATAGACAACAACAACGTAGTTATTTTAAATACAGGAGTAGCAACAAGATGGGAAGACTTAAATTGCAATCCATCTGCGATAGATTTAACCTTCACCACACCAGACATAGCACCGCACATACACTGGGACACAAGTACAGAAGATTTAGGATCAGATCACAAGCTCATAGAATGTCACATAACATCTTACAACAAATTTAACAACATCT contains:
- the LOC134291801 gene encoding uncharacterized protein LOC134291801, with product MEVGKFLHEVELDQFNELRRAGQYRYKLIYKNPKDAEKILNSTHILKQNNYKAFIPRMLLETTGIIKQVPTTLTEKEIFQNTISEKKILRIERIKKRSDPKDPKSQLTDTRTIKITFEGAELSRTVSIYGVIKVPEMYIYPVRICTKCWRLGHKDIACKSKKTCIKCGEYETENHTHEDEQKKKCRNCGGDHLPTNKNCPERIRTEHINIAMTVNKMTYKEAEELYPKSNIRTSNKFALLESTVEFPQLEQPSRTNSQFRHINHTNQSKIDYRTIVNKIKNNTQDQQKKPKPTIHRNTFPTTEIYPEQVRVIENNPHKVTETEKLQTEQEKLTKQLKYIFEKITDNNTENKIESDVLLIEIASMIQNLIQLTNSHHKT